A region of Lycium barbarum isolate Lr01 chromosome 3, ASM1917538v2, whole genome shotgun sequence DNA encodes the following proteins:
- the LOC132634128 gene encoding trans-resveratrol di-O-methyltransferase-like, whose amino-acid sequence MALPQDKTREVLAAQAHIWNHTFNFINSMSLKCAVQLGIPDIIHAHGRAMTLSHLVDALPINNNAESQNCVYRLMRVLIHTGFFIQTKSNEEQEEEGYLLTPNSRLLLKDEPLSLVSFVQMVLDPTMMEPWHSLSKWFKNGDDSSTPFATAHGKALFEYAGDQSRLNHLFNEAMASDALLVMSVLIKNGKRVFEGLKSLVDVGGSTGTVAKAIADAFPQINCIVLDLPDVIEGLEGSKNLSYVGGNMFKSIPSADAILLKWILHDWNDEECIQILKKCKEAIQDKENGGKVIIIDMVLMDHNIQKGDDKSYETQLFFDMTMMTLANGKERSQQDWAKLFSNAGFSDYNIIPILGLRSVIEVYP is encoded by the exons ATGGCATTACCACAAGACAAAACTAGAGAAGTACTCGCTGCTCAGGCACATATATGGAACCATACATTCAACTTCATCAACTCCATGTCACTCAAATGTGCAGTTCAACTTGGAATACCAGATATCATTCACGCTCATGGCCGAGCCATGACCCTCTCTCACTTGGTGGATGCCCTCCCCATCAACAACAACGCTGAAAGCCAGAATTGTGTTTACCGTCTCATGCGTGTTCTAATCCATACGGGTTTCTTTATTCAAACCAAGAGCAAcgaagaacaagaagaagaggGTTATTTACTTACTCCGAATTCACGTCTCCTCCTTAAAGACGAGCCTTTGAGTTTAGTCTCCTTTGTACAGATGGTCCTAGATCCAACTATGATGGAACCATGGCACTCACTCAGCAAATGGTTCAAGAATGGTGACGACTCTAGTACTCCATTTGCAACCGCTCATGGCAAGGCGCTTTTTGAATATGCAGGGGATCAATCCAGGCTTAACCATTTATTTAACGAAGCTATGGCTAGTGATGCCCTGTTGGTCATGAGCGTGTTGATTAAAAATGGTAAGAGAGTTTTTGAAGGATTGAAATCACTGGTGGACGTTGGAGGCAGCACCGGAACCGTAGCTAAAGCTATTGCCGACGCATTTCCACaaataaattgcattgttttagATCTGCCGGATGTAATTGAAGGACTTGAAGGGAGCAAGAACTTGAGCTATGTGGGAGGAAACATGTTTAAGTCCATTCCTTCTGCCGATGCAATTTTACTAAAG TGGATATTACATGACTGGAACGACGAAGAGTGTATCCAAATATTGAAGAAATGTAAAGAAGCAATTCAAGATAAGGAAAATGGAGGAAAGGTGATTATCATTGACATGGTACTGATGGATCATAATATACAGAAAGGAGATGACAAGTCATATGAAACTCAACTTTTCTTTGACATGACCATGATGACTCTCGCTAACGGGAAGGAAAGAAGTCAACAAGATTGGGCAAAGCTCTTCTCTAATGCTGGTTTTAGTGACTACAACATTATTCCTATACTGGGATTGAGATCCGTTATTGAGGTTTATCCTTAA